The following is a genomic window from Sutcliffiella horikoshii.
TTCAATCAGGCGACGGTTCATATAATCATACATTGTCATCATCGACTTCCCTACATCATGACTAGTATCCAATGTAACCATCAGTTCCTGAACAATTTTCTGAGCTTTAATCAGGTTCGTGTTTTTCATTTCAATTTCTCTATCTTCCATTCCCTTTTTGGCAAGTTTCATAAACTTGATAGCCCCATTATAAAGCATCAACGTCAACTCACCAGGCGTAGCGGTGTTGACGGAATTTTGCTGATAGGCTTGGTAGGGGTTTTTCATTGCCATAGTTGTTCACTCCTTGTTATCAGCCACTGAAAAATTGACTCATTAATTGCGTGGATTGTTGGTTTGATTGTCCGATAGCTTTTTCCATCGCGGTAAATTGGCGCCAGTAGCGTTCTTCGACTGTTTGCATTCTGCGTTCGAATGCGGAGATGCGTTGGTCGACGTTTAATAGTTCACGGCCGATGGTGAATTGTTGGGCGGTACGGCTTGCGTTGCCGGCGCGTGCTTCTATTCCAGATATGGTGGATTCCGCTGCATCACGTAACTTCCGGGCTATCCCCAGTCCTGTGCCGTTTTCACCGTTTGAGGTGAACATCTGCATTACTGAATTTGGGTCATTAGCAATGGCCGATTTCAGCTTATCCTCATCAATAATAAGCTTTCCTTTGTCCCGATAATTCGAGCTTGTTGTTATCCCGAGCTGAGCAAGTTGATCATATTGTCCAGTTAATCCTGAAACGTTCTCATACAAAGCCGATCTC
Proteins encoded in this region:
- the fliS gene encoding flagellar export chaperone FliS; translated protein: MAMKNPYQAYQQNSVNTATPGELTLMLYNGAIKFMKLAKKGMEDREIEMKNTNLIKAQKIVQELMVTLDTSHDVGKSMMTMYDYMNRRLIEANLKNDPSILDEVEGLMMEFRDAWKQVIQANRQQAFAQGGQA